From the genome of Pelmatolapia mariae isolate MD_Pm_ZW linkage group LG12, Pm_UMD_F_2, whole genome shotgun sequence, one region includes:
- the polr3g gene encoding DNA-directed RNA polymerase III subunit RPC7 isoform X1: protein MVSCCQEQRRPAAMAGKGRGVGAFTFNIDALGIGRGNMPEARVGPSPLFPSTDFKPVPLKAGEDEDYMLALKQEMRGTMQRLPYNIKPQSNKAEVERYTERYLKQSQIDDNEWTPDWNLFPKELMPRRKRPRAKTGTKKSAKISRKDAENILTKLDELTNKDDPEKSDEETEKKPGNEDEEEEIEEEEYEEDIEEENDYIESYFDNGEDFAADSDDNMDGEATY from the exons ATGGTGTCGTGCTGTCAG gAACAGAGGAGACCTGCAGCCATGGCAGGCAAGGGTCGTGGAGTGGGTGCTTTTACCTTCAATATTGACGCTCTGGGCATCGGCAGGGGCAACATGCCAGAAGCCAGGGTGGGGCCCAGTCCTCTGTTTCCA AGCACGGATTTTAAACCAGTTCCACTGAAAGCTGGCGAGGATGAGGACTACATGCTGGCCTTAAAACAAGAGATGAGGGGAACAATGCAACGGCTGCCATACAACATCAAACCTCAATCCAATAAAGCAG AAGTGGAGAGATACACCGAGAGATACCTGAAGCAAAGCCAGATTGATGACAATGAATGGACTCCAG ACTGGAACCTTTTTCCAAAAGAACTGATGCCCAGAAGAAAACGACCTCGAGCTAAAACGG GCACAAAGAAAAGTGCAAAGATATCACGCAAGGACGCAGAGAACATTCTGACCAAATTAGAT GAACTGACAAACAAAGATGACCCTGAAAAATCAGatgaggagactgaaaagaagCCAGGAAATGAGGATGAAGAAGAGGAAATTGAAGAGGAAGAATATGAAGAGGATATTGAAGAG GAAAACGACTACATAGAAAGCTACTTCGACAACGGTGAAGATTTCGCTGCGGACAGTGACGATAATATGGATGGCGAAGCAACATACTGA
- the polr3g gene encoding DNA-directed RNA polymerase III subunit RPC7 isoform X2, giving the protein MAGKGRGVGAFTFNIDALGIGRGNMPEARVGPSPLFPSTDFKPVPLKAGEDEDYMLALKQEMRGTMQRLPYNIKPQSNKAEVERYTERYLKQSQIDDNEWTPDWNLFPKELMPRRKRPRAKTGTKKSAKISRKDAENILTKLDELTNKDDPEKSDEETEKKPGNEDEEEEIEEEEYEEDIEEENDYIESYFDNGEDFAADSDDNMDGEATY; this is encoded by the exons ATGGCAGGCAAGGGTCGTGGAGTGGGTGCTTTTACCTTCAATATTGACGCTCTGGGCATCGGCAGGGGCAACATGCCAGAAGCCAGGGTGGGGCCCAGTCCTCTGTTTCCA AGCACGGATTTTAAACCAGTTCCACTGAAAGCTGGCGAGGATGAGGACTACATGCTGGCCTTAAAACAAGAGATGAGGGGAACAATGCAACGGCTGCCATACAACATCAAACCTCAATCCAATAAAGCAG AAGTGGAGAGATACACCGAGAGATACCTGAAGCAAAGCCAGATTGATGACAATGAATGGACTCCAG ACTGGAACCTTTTTCCAAAAGAACTGATGCCCAGAAGAAAACGACCTCGAGCTAAAACGG GCACAAAGAAAAGTGCAAAGATATCACGCAAGGACGCAGAGAACATTCTGACCAAATTAGAT GAACTGACAAACAAAGATGACCCTGAAAAATCAGatgaggagactgaaaagaagCCAGGAAATGAGGATGAAGAAGAGGAAATTGAAGAGGAAGAATATGAAGAGGATATTGAAGAG GAAAACGACTACATAGAAAGCTACTTCGACAACGGTGAAGATTTCGCTGCGGACAGTGACGATAATATGGATGGCGAAGCAACATACTGA